From the Drosophila sechellia strain sech25 chromosome X, ASM438219v1, whole genome shotgun sequence genome, the window TTGGACCTAATTATGATTTATCATCGATGCGAGAGATATTTACATGCAAAGGGTAAACTTCACAAAAGCTAACATAAATTGCGTGAAATGAATATTCTTGTTATCATAAAATTGAGAGTTTTGAAAACAAATACGACAAATTCATAAAACGAGAACCACACAAACGTTCCATAGGTATAATATATCACTACAATACTGACCATGAAAAACTCGATGAAATGGGAACATGCAATCAGGCAGCCACAAATCTAAGTGGAGCTCAACCGCAAAGTAATTCCAATGGATCGTCGGATGCATTCCTCATTAAATTGGAGTCTGTATGAAAGCGCACACCCAAcgatgtgtgtgtatataacATCTGTGTAGATATAGCCACACACATGCAGGCTATCCCCTTTGGAGTCTCCACGCCATTCATGCATCTTCGATGCATAAAAACCACGCAATTTGCTACACTTTTAACACTTGCACGGCTCAATGAAGTGCAACGAGACGCACTCAACTAACCACCCCAGTCCGAGGCACCACCGACGCCCCTGGACGATCCACAAGCCCCCCTTTTATCCCGAGGACCCAGAAGTCAAAGCAAAAGGCCCCAGAGAGTACGGAAATggagaaaacaaaaaaaaaatacaccaGAATGCACTGTGAACACAGCGAGGGGCAAAGAAATGGAATCTGAAATGCTTTTGCAGGCAAAAGGGATTCAAACTAACCGAAGGCCGCATGATTCTGCGGTTTGTCACCGCCACCCGCCCGTGGCAGAGCCCCTCCCCCTAccccaccaccagcaccagctATGGTCAGTGTAATCGAATCTCTGGACTGCGCGTCCCCTTTTATGCCCCTTGTGTCCATCCCCCCAATCCACTTTACTACGCCCCTGCTCTTTGGGATGGCTTTTATTTGCCTGGCTTTTCATTTGGCAGTCAATGCTACGCTTTCGCGCTTTTCAACGCTAACGACTACGTGCCACAGTTTTAACTGCCTTTTACCAAGACCCCGCTTTTGAATGAGCCTGCTTTAGCTAGCGGCCCACGTGCAAATAACAAAATTTGTCTTCCATTACACGCGAAATCCAGCAAGGTTACACAAGCTGCGATTCTAAACGGAAACAAATTCAAAAAGCATCCGAAAAAGGCAACATTACATTGTGCAATGTGGAAAATGTATGATCTGAACTGGAAAACGAATTCAAATGGCAAGTAATTAACACTTGAATGCAGTGAAGCCTCGACAGACAGGCAACAAATCGCTGCAACTTATTAAGAGCTCCACGCCACACCATTCCATTCCCAATTCCCATCTGGTAAAAAAATCCGAATGCTgctttgaaattaatttaggTGCGTGTATTGGGACTCCCCGATGGGTTTGCCTCACACCCGATCGCATTATGGGTCTAGAGGTGCTACGACCATGCCAGTTTCCCACTAACAAGCCAGCATATTTATGCGTTTTTCTCAGTTTCCGCACTTGTACTTTCCCAGTGGATTCGGTTGGTTGAAACTTTAGGAGGTTTGTGCCAAGTGAATATTTTCCTTCAATTGAATGTTtgatttttaagtttattaGCACATATCAAACCCTTTTTATTCCAGTACTTTGATTCGAAAAGCATCTCattaagtatttaatttaaaatcaaattaatatttcaCACTATTCACTTCAATCTATTCACATTCCTATTCAACTCACGATTCACTCTAGCTTGCGACATTTTAAAGTGGGGCATTTGAATGTTGGGTACAAATTTTTGGCCTGTAATAGCTGCCCCCCAACTATTATATCCCCTTCTGAAGCCACAAAACCCATCTTACACTCGGCACCATATAATTTTCTCCATTAACACACACTCTCAAAGGGgccacactcacactcacacacacacacatggcacGACAAAATGCTTTAATAGTTTTTCCGTGCCTTTAATTTATGTGAATTTTCAAGGTAGCTAACGAGGTGGTGAGCCGGGCAGATTTTCTGGTGTTTTTCGTGAAGGGGGGTTGGAGAAGTTGTAAACGAGCCTGGGACAACGCCATTCGATTTGTCAACCCCCCACCATCCTGGAATCCCCCTCATCCGTTGCCCATTTCTCCCCCGAATTCATTTAGATTGCTATGAAAATTGCTTTTAAATTAAGTTCTGTGTGGCTGCAATGGCGGCTTCTGGGAAATAAAACCGACAACTAACTAACCAAACATTATTTCTGTTTAGTTCCTTTTGGCACTCGGAGAAAAAAAATAGGCAGTGCTTATTGAACATTAAATATATCTGATATATCCTAGAAATTATTTTACAACCTTAGCTTATTTATACTATCTGCTTCCATGCTTGAAATTCTATAAATTTCCCAGAACTAAGCGAATGCAGCCGCCCCATTTTGCTGAGTGTATGTAATCGCAGTTGTTTGTTGGTTGTTTTAACGTTGTTCGTGTTGTTTTTGGATCGGGTGCGGCGTAAAACAAAGCATTTGGCAATTAAAATACCGCCGGACGGCGGCTTTTCACAGGTGAGCAGGCCACAGGTGGGCAGAATTGGGCGGGCAGTAGTATCAGTATTTTCCTAGAGTTTTCCGAATGCTGCACAAAGCCGCAGAatcagaagaagaagaaccgGAAGGTCGAAGGGAGTGCAGGCCgagaaattgcattttcattgAGTCAATTGAGCAAGTGAGCAACTGAGATATTGAGCGGCTGCAGCCGAAACAAACCCGCAAATGCCACaagaaaatgggggaaaagcGTTGGCAAAGCAGAGGCAACATAGCAGCATAAGTCAACACTAATTGCAATTTGCAGCTAAACACGGACGGGGCTTAGAGAAAAAAATGTTGCGGTGGAATGGTGAAATAGAGGCATGTATCTATAGGATACATGACATAAATAAAAGAGGATTCCCGGCAAAGATAGCGCAGTTTGAAATGCACAAACAGAAAAGAtactttttctgtttttcgaACCAAAAGAGTGGGGGGATTTAGTGTAGATATATCTAAATGACTGAGTTTAACACATGCGGATAGAGAATGGGACATGGGTTTTATTTAATCCTAAGTGCAAAgtaatcatttatttatatatgcaGAAGTTAATCTGAATCaggaattttttataatttttatacatttaattaagttgcattattttttctttaagtGCATCTGGTTGTGTGGGTGAAAAGTAGACACGttggaaaattcaatttgcacagttcaatgcaaatgaaaagaaTTGACACACGAGGAATTCAAAGCAAAAGAAGCTGAAGATGTGAATAGTAGAGCTCTCGAATAATTAGTGAATAATAATGAATGGCAGTGCACAAATGTGAACTTGCAGCTTCAACTGCACTGCAAACTCAATGAACTTGAGGGCAGTAAAAAATACATAGAAGTCGAGTTTGTGGCCCAGGGTCATAGTGTAATTAGAGTTGTGGAATGATTTTTAAAGTACCCAAGCGTGTGAATCATTCGCTGTAATTTGTAGCATTATTACTAACCCATTTAACCGTGAGTATCTCAAGAGGGCTGTATTCAATAAGTGCACAACGGAATTATCTTCAAAAATTGAATTCTCCAACTCTGTGGCAACGAAATGCAGTTTATCTTGTCGCTTTACCATGTTGCCAGTGGGAAAACCTcggaaaagtgaaaacaaaagcaaagcacAGTGAAAACAATGCGGGAAAACAGGGaaaatatgtgtacatatatatgtatatgtatactaCTTTTTGGCCGTTTTTGGGGGTTTTGGACCACGATTCTTGAAGGACCAAACCCCAGCAGCACAGGGTAAACAATatgaaagcaaacaaaactaaGGGGAAAtggcaaaggaaaacaaagcagcagcacatacagccaaaacaaaaaacccaaGTAAATTTCTCTCTTTTCGGAGTGAAAAGcgcacaaattaattgaaatatgcTTCTGTCGttggcaacagcagcaaataaATGGTTGGTTGGGGGAAAACCAGAGGTACACAGCTTGCTGGAAATCTCAGGGtgaatttaatgaatttaatcAATTTCATTGTATTAATCATTAcacattttctttttcactgATTTACAAATCCAAtattgatttgatttaaaatCGCTTAATTCCAAATCCATTTGATTGATTGCATTTGGTGTGACTCCTTCCCAAGCTTAAAAGTCGCCTAGCAACCACTGTCTGCATATGCAAATAGACTACTTCAATCGGGCAATAAATTAACAACTAGTACGTCCAAAGAGTATTTCATCGTTTTCTGCCATTTCTGCGGTCAGATACATCAGCAACATCGTCAAAGGCAACACGGCAGCGAAGCAATTTGGCCAGTTTGTTTGATATcataaattacaatttaaattttataacgAAAACTAATTGGAGCGATGACGACAGACCCAAAAAGCTCTTTGAAGTGCTCGGTTGTGGCCCAGAGCGGCGGATGATGATGGTCGATAGGATAGGTATTTCGGTCTCTTAACCACAAAAAGCAGCCAAAGCAGACAAAACAGCTGCAACAGCTGCTGCTTCTGGCCAAAAGAGTCATAAAAACACGACTTGATGCGGTCAATCACATCCACTACcaatttttgtataattcCACACCTCCACATGGAAAACCCAAGAACGAAGAACGAATCGCGTGGGCGTTGGGTTTATGGCTTAAGCCGCTTGCTGTccaaaaaaccacaaaaataaaataaaagccagtGAGTTCGCCATAAGGCGTTCACACTGAGGCAAATCAAATCTAGATTCTAGATTCCAGAATCCAGAAATAaccatttgccattttaaaGTTATCTGCTTTTGGTTGGCCAAAAATCGGATGATAATGTACTTTGGAAACTTGTTCTATATAACCATCGCCATTAAAGCTCAATctgcatttttttattttatagtaaAAGATACAAAACCAGCACGATTTGAGGAGAATATAATGCGTGCAGCCAAGAATCATTCATGTTGTCAGCTTGCCTGGGTATAATTAGTTTTAAGAACTATTTTAATCGTTCCTAAATGTTGCACTATTTCTTAGAATAAGTAGGTTTAGTAATAATCCACAGATCCCTGTTTTTCTCAGTGGTGAAGCCCCATTTTTCGACAAAATGAATGCGCCGAAAGTTTAACGTAAGACAAGtagctttgtttatatatttgtgtgtgtgtagctGCAGTAGGAGGCGGCTTttaagggggcgtggcaactACCGACACGCTgcattgttgctgtttttgatttttttttgccggCGCCAAATGCTTGCGCAAATTAAAAAGTAATTGCTTGAGAAAAAGTCAGAAACAGAAAATATGCAACAAACAGCGGCAGCATCagtggaagaagaagaaaaacaagACGACGGCAACGACAACGAAGGAATGTGGCGTTGATGGCATCCAGGGGGAAAATCGAGTGGCTGAGAATGATGGGGCAAGCGGAGGTGGCTCACAGTTTGGTGTAGTTGAAAGGTTTCAAGTTGCCAgcgaaaatgccaaaaagtcaTCAACTTATCGTTTTTGGCTGGGTTAAGGGCGAAGGGCGATGGTCGAAGGTCTAATGGCAAGGGCAATACCCAATGGATGTTTCGCCAAAACAATACAAGTAGAATGCAATATAAGTGCTGGCTTTTTCAGCGGCAATCCTGGCGAGAAACGCGCTCGGGGGAGCAATTAAATAGAAGTAAAAGTGATGAATCAAACACTAGCACTGGGCGAAAAGGAATTAGAGTGCTGGCGAAGCCATTAGTCCGGAAATGGTTGGACAGTTGGACGTTGGGCAAATGGAATGGGGTAGTGTAGTGGTGGAACTGCAAGGATCTGCGGCAATTCCCCGAGGATAAGCCAGAGTACAGCATGCTGCTGCCCAGTAAATTCAATCTCAATCTAGTTCAGAAGTACTTTCCTGTTACCTTCATTCAAAATGATTATCGAAATAAAAAGAACTATCCACAGATGACACTGATCTGAATGGAAAATGTCCcttttttttagcaaaaaGTATAGTTGCTTTCAATTATATTGCATATCCTTTAAAATCGCTCGTCTTTTGTGCGTTCAATTTGCACGAGTGTCCTTTCAACATGCTCTCGTCTCCATTAGACGAGTCCTTTTTGGTGCGCTCCACCGAGCacatagttttttatttcgcaaATAAAATGAACACTCAAAAGCATTTCCACATGGCAAACAAAGGATGTAATTCAGCCTTATTAGGATTCCCAGAGCGAATTTCTTAAATTCCAGCCATTCAGCAGTGCAAATCACATCCACATAACCCGACCCCTCGCATGCAAATTAAGTACAGTCGCCGAGTTTTGCCACTACACAAAGGACACTCATTATGCACTTCCATGTTCTGCCCACCACccccttattttttttttttttaatttttttcacgaCTCCTTTAAAATAGctaacttttatattttttgttttctggctGCCACACACTTTAAGGCATCCGCCCAACCatcaacataaaaaaaaagaaatacggTAGGCAGAAAACAAAGCAATCGCAACAAGCGAAATGGAAGCTGCCAGCATTTTATCACATTGAcacgccacgcccactctgcCCCCTGAAGAGGCAGATATGAGGGAGGTGTGGCACAGAGCCGCAGTGTTGCGGTTATGCAATAAAATGTTGCATTTTGCTTTCGGTTTGCCAAACGCCTCGGCCAGAATAACCCAGAATGCAGGATGCTGCTGCGTGctgcatatgtatgtgcaaCAACTTAACTGCCAAACTATTGCTGCCACTGTTTGCTACAACTGTTTCTTctgcactgcaagaaatgGTTACACGATCTTTTAGTTTACTCATATAAATACTAGTTAATACATAAGAAGCATAGTACATTAGCGTGATTGACTGCTAGCTAGTATTTTTTCGAAGTGCATTAGTGCCTTTGCAACTTAAGCTGGGGCAATTTGTTGCAAGTCAGTTGTGGGTGCCGGGGATTCCGAGTGTGCTCGTGGCTCCGTTTACACCTCTTCCCCCCCGGACACGTTAAATGCGCACAGCTGCCGGGATTACCAGGCGGAATTTGCAAATGTAAACGCAGCGAATTAGTCGCGCCCGAACACACCGAACAGCCCTCGGAAAAGGGAAAAACATGAACAACACCCTCACTTCGCCATTCaggacacactcacactcatacACTCACCCCCGAGGGCGAATAGTAAACATATGAAAATCACACAcaaataaatgtaataaacAATGCAGCATCTCTCATCTCGAGGGTGGAGCGGGTCCGGTCCAGTCCAGTCAAAAATGCTAAGGTCAGGGGACACAGCCGAATCGGATGCCCCTTGGCTTCCTGGTTCTCCATGGCATCGATTGCAGCCTGCCAAAAAATTAACAGATGTCTCGCATTAGATGCGCTTCACTCGACCCCAGAGACCCGCGAGCGGCGAGCCAATGAGGCGATTTAAGCCACAGTGGGCCACAGGTTGCCATTAAAtgcagaaaaattaaattaattaaaattaaagccacaaaataattaaatgaaataaagaAGGATTTGAACATGTAGAATGCCTATAAAAAGTTTAATATTATGCTTATATCGTGTACAAAGGTTTGAGTGAGTGAGTTTGAAATCGcttaaaatattgtaaaaatttaaatttaagctgCAAAAAATCAGTTTCCAGCCACTGTGCACTGCGACCACTGCGGGTTAACCATGGAATGGAATTGGTAGCAATTTTTGGGCAAACGGAATCGAGACAAATCGCCAACGAATAAAGCAAATCGGAATAAAGCATTTTGGGCAAAGTGGAGTGGAAATGGAAGTGGTGAACGGGGGACGGGGGCGCGAGATAAGCCACACGGCAGCAGGTAGAaaaatgtttgtgtttgtACTTCCATTTCCTTTTTCAATGTTTACTCTATCCGCTGGATACCATATTTTGTCGCACGACTTAGTTTCCTCAAGAGGAGGTCATTCAAGATTACCCTGTaattataaacaataaattttcagCGAAATATGATATGCCGCCCGCAAAGCACACATTTCATTTATAATGTTAgttttattcatttatttgtgcttaatttttgaaatatttaaaactctCTCAAATATAGAGTGAGTAGTATAACATTTTTCGGTGTCGCAAGAAAATCTTTTTTTCTTGTTATGCATATTGTTTGCCGCGCGATATCCGCTGTGTTCGTAAATCTTTGTGGATATTTGGAGCCGACTGATTCTCCAGTAGCCAAGTGGTCAGCTGGAGGAGATTGTGGAGTGGGGCGCTAGACAGATGGGCTTGGTGGGTAAATGGGACAGAATAGGAACAAGGACAGCCGGCGGCTGGAATTTCGCCCagacataaatattttttatcacTTTCCGAGCGCTCCATCTTTCCAGCAACCCCTTGTCCTTGTGCCCCCGCGCTGTTTATTTCGTTGCATTTGTAATGAAGTCCGGACTCGGGATTCCGGCGGAGACTAATTCAAATTTAAGCCatagaaaattaattttttggctACCATCATCACAGCCCCATCCCATCATCCATCCAGCCAAAAATGCTTCGCGGTGGTTGCAAACGCTGATGGAAGAGCACGGAAAAGTAGACGGACAACTTTCGGCTTATTCAGCTTAGTAAGCTTCAAGGTCGATTAAGGGCCGTTGGCCATGGGTTAAAGAGTTTAGGGAAATTTTCTGGCCGGGATCTGGGGCGCTTTGTTCATGGAGATTTACCGACATTACTTGGCAATCCCCAGACTAGAGTACCAAGCACTCGAatctaatttaaatatatgaaacTCTCAATTGTTTACATTCTGAGTAGTAGGGGTTTCTGCCAAATGATAGAAAATAGCCCATTCCTAGTTAGTAGCTAGCAAATAACTAATACCTAGTAATTCCCTTCATTTTCCTTCTTCAAGCTAATCCTTTCCGCTTCAACTCGTTGGCCATTTCCAGCGGCAATTGTCATgggattttccttttttctttctttttgccATAAGCCATAAATTAGTGCCGACCGACGTTCCGTTGAGTCTTTAAGCTGACCTTCGACCCCGCTCTCCATCAACTTTGCACCACCCATTTTTGGGCTGGTCCACTCCCCCAACTTGGCTGGCTTTTGATTAATTCTGGATGAGGACAACAACGTGGACGTCAATGGTCCACGGAAAAGTTAATCGTTAGTAATTTATGGCCCTCCAAGGAGGCGTCTAGTTGGGCGTGGCAGTAAAGGTAAGGCGATCTGAAAGTAGTGCTAATACCGAATGGTGAACATCGCATGGGAtaatgatgacgatgatggtCGATGGGCGCTGGCCAAAGCAGATAGAAATCCCGATATGTTTGGGTCACATTCCCAGTGCCAACTGAGtggtatgtacatacatatgtgtggaCAATCGTGCCGACATtccaagtaaaataaaatcgaataaaacaccaaaaatgcaaaaggagAAGAATGTGGATGGCAATTGGGAGCTGTGGAGGCGATGGCATCGATGGCGATTGCCAGTGCAAGGCTAAAGTGCTCAAGTGCAATGCGAAACTGGAGTGATGATGAAAGGATGAGCATAGGGCACTGGCACAACCACAATCGCAAGCACACAATGCTCGCAATTGAAAACGCCACTCGAATCGCCGTCCCCAACTTTCCAGCCATCCTCCTCCAACGCGTGCTCCATCTCCTCCTGCAAATGCACTCAATCGCACCAATGTCCAATTCCGAGACCAGTGTGAGTGACCATGAAAAGACCTCTGCTCTTGACCGAGGGCAGCTCCAAAGATCAATATCAATGGCACTGAGGCAGTTCCACAATTCGGTTTCAATGAAAGTATATGTGCTACTCAATCAATTCATGCTTTATCATCGGCATAGTCGAGATCCCCATAAATTTGCTATTCAAAATGTGTTgcatttgttatttgttatatatatacCTCTTGAACTACTGAAAAGTATATGTTTCAGATAACACTATCTCACATTTCTACATTTTCCCCTGCCCATTAAAATGAGATATATGTTGGGAGTAAGATAAGTCGAATATTCACTTCTGTAGAATCCGTTGGGATTCAGTGAGATTCTTATGAATCTAGTTATAATATCTATTTGGATAAGTACTCACTTTTGCACTCGTTGGCATCGTTGTCGGTGGCCCTGTCCCAGGGTCGGTCGAAGTAGAAGGGTTTGCAGCGTTCGCATTCCGGTCCGGCGGTGTTGTGCTTGCAGGCGCAGGTCATGGTCAGTTTGGCGCTCATCTGGGTGCTGCGACCAAAGTGGTTGGCCAGCGAGGGGGCGGAGGGCGTGTCCTCGTCCTGGCCATCGTCCTGATCTGAAAGGGCCGTTCCTGATCCCGAACTGACGGTGGCCACGCACTCGGAGGCGTGACCATTGCACTTGCATCGTCCGCCGACGGCGAAATCCGATACGGCGTAATGCTGCGAAATGGGCAAGGTCACCGCGGAGGCGACGGCAGAGGGGGCAGCTGTGCTGGGCGGCGTGGCCTTGCCAGGTGGCGTCACCTTGGGCGTCTGTTGTGGGGGCGTGGTGGCCGCCAGTTTGCTCTGGTAGTGCTTCTCATAGGCGCTACCCTTGTGCTTGCCCTGCCTCTTTACAACCGATTCACCATCACTGGCATAGTCCAAATGCAGGTGATCGTCATCGAGTTCCAAATGCTTCTTGGGCTCCTCGTACTCATCGTACCCAGCATCGGCACTGTCGTTGTCCTGCAGATTGTAGTCGTACTCATCCTGCTCGCCGTCCAGTTCCAGATCCGCatcatcatcctcatcctcctcgCGACTGCCGCCCATCTCATCGCTAAAGGCATTCGcatttttcaccttcagcaaTTGTGGTGGCAATTCAAGGCGATGGAATACCACTCTTATATCCGTGGCCGTCACCCAATCCTGCAGGACCAGCGAGGAGTCCAGATCATTGGCCGACGGACGACCCTCCAGGGTATTGAAGGCAAATCGCTGGGCAGCGCCGCCCGTATCATGTTGCGAATTGATGCATCTGGCCTCCTGCTCATTAAACTTGGATATCTTGGCGCGATCCGGTCGTCCATAGAACTTTTGGCACTGTGAGCTATAGAACTGGAAGGGTTGCCAGGTCTGTCCAAAATCCGAGCTCTTGAATATGGCCAGCGAATCGGGACGCGGCGAGCGGGGACAAAATGACAGCGATATATAGGTCAGCTCGTACTTCTTGCCCAGCGACAAGGTTAGGGTCACATTATCCGGCGGCGCACTGTCCGGGTCGTGGGGCACATTCACGGCACCCGATCGCCAGCAGGTCACATTACTGGGGTTATTTAGATCGGTTAATGCCGCCGGACCGTACCGCTGCTGTTCGCATGAACGACACTCGCCGGCATTCCCGTCGCGCAACAGTTCGCAGTAACGCTCCGGCTGTTGGGCGCCACAAACGCTGGATGCCTGGACGGGATTCCCATAGGCGGCATTCACAAAGCTGGGCAGGCACTTGCGCGGCTTGCCCTCGAAGTAGCAGGGATCGTTGGAGGATATGCCGGCGGCCGAGGATCCGATGGCCAGTGCCAGGATAACGGGCAGGAGCAGGCCCATCCTTGTTCCTGTCGCTCTGACCCTgaattggaaatggaaaactatATAGTCGACGCTGATGGCGACTATCCTTGCCCTATAAGCTTCTCACATTCCCTACTTTTAATCAAAGGACACCTAACAAATAATCTTTTTTAATGCCGAGAATGCCAAGAACCTTATAATTCATAATTCTATTG encodes:
- the LOC6619548 gene encoding netrin-B, which codes for MVRATGTRMGLLLPVILALAIGSSAAGISSNDPCYFEGKPRKCLPSFVNAAYGNPVQASSVCGAQQPERYCELLRDGNAGECRSCEQQRYGPAALTDLNNPSNVTCWRSGAVNVPHDPDSAPPDNVTLTLSLGKKYELTYISLSFCPRSPRPDSLAIFKSSDFGQTWQPFQFYSSQCQKFYGRPDRAKISKFNEQEARCINSQHDTGGAAQRFAFNTLEGRPSANDLDSSLVLQDWVTATDIRVVFHRLELPPQLLKVKNANAFSDEMGGSREEDEDDDADLELDGEQDEYDYNLQDNDSADAGYDEYEEPKKHLELDDDHLHLDYASDGESVVKRQGKHKGSAYEKHYQSKLAATTPPQQTPKVTPPGKATPPSTAAPSAVASAVTLPISQHYAVSDFAVGGRCKCNGHASECVATVSSGSGTALSDQDDGQDEDTPSAPSLANHFGRSTQMSAKLTMTCACKHNTAGPECERCKPFYFDRPWDRATDNDANECKMCQCNGHARRCRFNLELYKLSGRVSGGVCYNCQHDTTGRYCHYCREGYYRDATKPPNHRKVCKRCDCHPVGSTGKTCNHLSGQCPCKEGVTGLTCNRCARGYQQTRSHVAPCIKVPTNANMIQAESAGGGGGGGTGDYKDGGGSQVEEMKKYCGKCKASPKKLNLNKFCMEDYAILAKVIGHDRASQDISTEKFSIERQNEIYKYEINIQTIFKRNPMSGTTSSLLGRGNMMLLVPRKSIECQCPKIKLNKSYLILGRDSEAAPGYLAIGPSSVVLEWKDEWSLRMKRFQRRARKCS